Proteins encoded by one window of Salmonirosea aquatica:
- a CDS encoding sugar phosphate isomerase/epimerase family protein — MNDKELSRRQFLTRASLAVGGAALLVHDTFGVPAYIKNLGKPNSVFNGVQVGAITYSWRSMPGSAEDILRYCQECNISAIELMGPTAESFAGAPEAPAFVRGQLTDQQKAERAEAAQKMAAWRASVSMDKFEQLKKMYNKAGVSIYAYKPSALGANNTDAEVDYACRAAKALGATHATVEIPTDPAQSKRLGDIAAKNKIYIGYHGHLQQTYTIWDQALAQSKYNAMNFDMGHYVAAGHDPIPLITDKHQHIVSMHTKDRKNKANGGENVVWGEGDTPIVEALQLIRDKKYKFPATIELEYPIPAGSDAVKETAKCVEYARKALEAS, encoded by the coding sequence ATGAACGATAAAGAACTTTCAAGAAGGCAATTTCTGACCCGTGCTTCGCTGGCCGTGGGTGGTGCGGCGCTATTGGTCCATGACACGTTCGGGGTACCTGCCTACATCAAAAATCTGGGCAAGCCCAATTCCGTTTTCAATGGCGTACAGGTAGGTGCCATCACGTATTCCTGGCGCAGTATGCCCGGCAGTGCCGAGGATATCCTGCGCTACTGCCAGGAATGTAACATCAGTGCCATCGAACTCATGGGCCCCACGGCCGAGTCGTTTGCCGGGGCACCGGAGGCACCCGCGTTCGTGCGCGGCCAGTTGACTGACCAACAGAAAGCCGAGCGGGCCGAGGCCGCGCAGAAGATGGCCGCCTGGCGCGCGTCCGTCTCCATGGATAAGTTCGAGCAGCTTAAAAAGATGTACAACAAAGCGGGGGTGAGCATCTATGCCTACAAGCCTAGTGCCCTGGGAGCTAACAACACCGACGCCGAGGTGGATTACGCCTGCCGGGCTGCCAAAGCGCTGGGAGCCACACATGCTACGGTCGAGATTCCCACCGATCCGGCGCAAAGCAAGCGGCTGGGTGATATTGCGGCCAAAAACAAAATATACATCGGCTACCACGGCCATTTGCAACAAACTTACACGATTTGGGACCAAGCCCTGGCGCAGTCTAAATACAACGCGATGAACTTTGACATGGGTCACTACGTGGCAGCCGGCCATGATCCCATTCCGCTGATCACCGACAAGCACCAGCATATCGTGAGTATGCACACCAAAGATCGGAAAAACAAAGCCAACGGCGGCGAGAATGTAGTATGGGGCGAGGGCGATACGCCCATTGTGGAGGCCCTGCAGCTGATTCGTGACAAAAAATACAAATTCCCCGCTACCATCGAGCTCGAATACCCCATTCCCGCTGGATCGGATGCTGTCAAAGAAACCGCCAAATGCGTGGAGTACGCCCGTAAAGCACTGGAAGCATCCTGA
- a CDS encoding Gfo/Idh/MocA family protein: MKQHENRRKFLVSSVQSAAGLMMLPLASQAGNGTTLAEIPTEKPLQPVAPRIKFSVIGMNHGHIYGQVGAVQRGGGELVSYYAKEDDLAADFGKRFPQAKRAGSEQEILDDKSIQLVLSSGIPIDRAPLGIRVMKSGKDYMSDKPGITTLAQLAEVRKVQKATGRIYSIMYSERFENKATVKAGELVKAGAIGKVIQTIGLGPHRMNPKTRPEWFFELDQYGGIICDIGSHQFDQFLYFTGSTEADVVASEVGNVAHPQYPGLQDFGDVMVRGNGGMGYVRVDWFTPDGLKSWGDGRLTILGTEGFIEIRKNVDISGAPGGNHLFLVNQKETITVDTKDVDLPYGRLLIDDILNRTETAMTQEHCFLATELALKAQAKAEKIKLKLA, translated from the coding sequence ATGAAACAACATGAAAACCGCCGGAAATTTCTCGTCAGCTCGGTACAATCCGCCGCGGGCCTGATGATGCTACCTTTGGCCAGTCAGGCCGGAAACGGAACGACCCTAGCAGAAATCCCGACTGAAAAGCCGTTGCAGCCCGTAGCGCCACGAATCAAGTTCTCCGTAATCGGCATGAACCACGGACATATTTACGGGCAGGTGGGAGCCGTGCAGCGGGGCGGCGGCGAGCTGGTGTCTTACTACGCCAAGGAAGATGATCTGGCCGCGGATTTTGGCAAGCGCTTCCCGCAGGCCAAACGAGCCGGCAGCGAGCAGGAAATCCTCGACGACAAATCCATTCAGTTGGTGCTCAGCTCAGGTATTCCGATCGACCGGGCGCCGCTGGGTATCCGGGTGATGAAGAGCGGCAAAGACTACATGTCCGACAAACCCGGCATCACTACATTGGCCCAACTGGCCGAAGTCCGCAAGGTTCAGAAAGCTACGGGGCGGATTTATTCCATCATGTACAGCGAACGCTTCGAGAATAAAGCCACCGTCAAAGCGGGCGAGCTGGTCAAGGCGGGTGCCATCGGTAAAGTAATCCAGACGATTGGACTGGGCCCGCACCGTATGAACCCCAAAACCCGGCCCGAGTGGTTTTTTGAACTCGACCAGTACGGCGGCATCATCTGCGACATCGGTTCCCACCAGTTCGACCAGTTCCTGTACTTCACTGGCTCCACCGAGGCCGATGTGGTGGCTTCGGAAGTGGGCAATGTGGCGCATCCACAGTACCCGGGCCTCCAGGATTTTGGCGACGTGATGGTACGTGGCAACGGCGGCATGGGCTACGTCCGGGTCGACTGGTTCACACCTGATGGCCTGAAAAGCTGGGGCGATGGCCGCCTGACGATCCTGGGTACCGAGGGCTTCATCGAGATTCGCAAAAATGTGGATATTAGCGGCGCTCCCGGCGGCAACCACCTGTTCCTGGTCAATCAGAAAGAAACGATCACGGTAGATACCAAAGATGTAGACTTGCCTTATGGGCGACTACTGATAGACGATATTCTGAACCGCACCGAAACCGCCATGACGCAGGAGCATTGTTTCCTGGCGACCGAGCTGGCGTTAAAGGCTCAGGCCAAGGCGGAGAAGATTAAGCTGAAACTGGCGTGA
- a CDS encoding M14 family metallopeptidase, whose protein sequence is MHLTYFTRLRFYVLGLIALTLIQATQAQKIPTPKEHFGFAIGDDYHLATYVQTEAYFKKLAAASPRANLVDMGFTEEGRHQYMLVVSSPENLKNLAKYKSISQRLGRAQDLTDEQARALSKEGKAVVWIDGGLHATETVGAHQLIETSYQLISRQDPETMRILDQTIILLAHANPDGQELVSTWYMREKKDDKKSTDFLPRLYQKYIGHDNNRDFFMMNMKESWNIGKQLYVEWIPQIVYNHHQSGPAGSVVAGPPYRDPFNYVYDPMIITSLDAVGAAMNNRLNAEGKPGYTQRAGSVYSTWWNGGLRTAPYFHNMIGILTEIIGSPTPDTIPLVPQRLIPNGSQTFPITPQLWHFRQSIDYSVSLNYAVLDYASRYRDELLYNIYRMGKNAIERGQKDTWALSPKRIKEIEDAYEAAKKKNSKTKLTKAYYDSVMTDPTLRDPRAYVLSASQSDFPTATKFVNALIKSGVQVHVATADFMVGKKKYPKGTYVVKTAQAFRPHVMDMFEPQDHPNDFQYPGGPPVRPYDAAGWTLAYQMGVEFDRILDDFKGPFQALPYGELQHPMGTLETVNPVAGYLLNPEANDSFTAVNDLLKANVDVFRTTEPSDLEVGAFFVPAGEQARAMLGKSSNELGIDVKGVAQRPTAPLAKVSPLRVGLWDTYGGSMPSGWVRWLSEQFHFPVEVVYAPTIDAGELRKKFDVLLFVSGAIPAPAGETGGRGYSRREPNAKEIPQEYRDQLGKISADTSVAALKKFMEAGGTVLTIGSSTNLAYHLKLPVRNTLVEITGDGKDRRLPSEKYYIPGSILRVSVDSTRAVAWGMPSQTDVYFDNSPVFTVAPDALAQGTIKPLLWFDSATPLRSGWAWGQSYLEGGVTGFEAKVGAGKLYAFGPEITFRAQSHGTLKLVFNALYSTVNAAGGTGTD, encoded by the coding sequence ATGCATTTGACCTATTTTACCCGTCTCCGGTTTTACGTTCTGGGTCTGATCGCCCTGACCCTGATTCAGGCTACCCAGGCCCAGAAAATCCCTACCCCCAAGGAACACTTTGGCTTTGCCATCGGCGACGACTACCATCTGGCTACCTATGTGCAAACGGAAGCCTACTTCAAAAAACTTGCCGCCGCTTCGCCCCGCGCCAACCTGGTAGACATGGGCTTTACCGAAGAAGGTCGGCATCAGTACATGCTGGTGGTGTCTTCGCCCGAGAATCTGAAAAATCTGGCAAAATACAAATCCATCTCCCAGCGCTTGGGCCGTGCGCAGGACCTAACCGATGAGCAGGCCCGGGCTTTGTCCAAAGAAGGAAAAGCCGTGGTGTGGATCGACGGCGGCCTGCATGCCACTGAAACCGTGGGCGCTCACCAACTCATCGAAACTTCCTACCAGCTCATCAGCCGTCAGGATCCCGAAACGATGCGTATTCTGGATCAGACCATCATTTTGCTGGCCCACGCCAATCCCGACGGGCAGGAACTGGTGAGTACATGGTACATGCGGGAGAAAAAAGACGACAAGAAAAGTACCGATTTCCTGCCCCGCTTGTATCAGAAATACATCGGCCACGACAACAACCGCGATTTCTTTATGATGAACATGAAGGAATCTTGGAATATCGGCAAGCAACTGTACGTGGAGTGGATTCCGCAGATTGTCTACAACCACCACCAATCCGGCCCGGCGGGTTCGGTGGTTGCCGGCCCCCCCTACCGCGACCCGTTCAATTATGTCTATGATCCCATGATTATCACCAGCCTGGATGCCGTGGGCGCGGCCATGAATAACCGCCTCAACGCCGAAGGCAAGCCCGGCTATACCCAACGGGCGGGCTCGGTGTACAGTACCTGGTGGAACGGTGGCCTGCGCACCGCTCCCTACTTTCACAACATGATCGGTATCCTGACCGAAATCATCGGCAGTCCTACCCCCGACACCATTCCCCTGGTACCTCAGCGACTGATTCCCAACGGCTCTCAGACGTTCCCGATTACGCCCCAGCTATGGCACTTCCGGCAGTCGATCGACTACTCGGTATCGCTGAACTACGCCGTGCTCGATTACGCCTCCCGCTACCGCGACGAACTGCTGTATAATATTTACCGCATGGGCAAAAACGCCATCGAACGGGGACAGAAAGATACCTGGGCGCTTTCTCCCAAGCGTATCAAGGAAATCGAAGATGCTTATGAAGCTGCGAAAAAGAAAAACAGCAAAACCAAGCTCACCAAGGCCTACTACGACTCGGTTATGACCGATCCTACCCTGCGCGACCCACGGGCCTATGTTCTTTCAGCCAGCCAATCGGACTTTCCTACGGCGACGAAGTTCGTCAACGCCCTCATCAAATCAGGGGTGCAAGTCCATGTAGCTACGGCGGATTTTATGGTGGGTAAAAAGAAATATCCCAAGGGTACCTACGTCGTCAAAACCGCGCAGGCCTTCCGCCCGCACGTGATGGATATGTTCGAGCCGCAGGATCACCCCAACGATTTCCAATATCCGGGCGGTCCTCCGGTACGTCCCTACGATGCGGCCGGCTGGACACTCGCCTACCAGATGGGCGTCGAGTTCGACCGCATTCTGGACGATTTTAAAGGCCCGTTCCAGGCTCTGCCCTATGGCGAATTGCAACATCCGATGGGTACCCTTGAAACTGTAAATCCGGTGGCAGGGTACCTCCTAAATCCTGAGGCCAATGACTCGTTCACTGCCGTGAATGACCTCCTAAAAGCGAACGTAGACGTATTCCGCACCACCGAACCGTCGGACCTTGAGGTAGGTGCCTTCTTTGTACCGGCGGGCGAGCAGGCCAGAGCCATGCTGGGAAAATCGTCCAACGAGTTGGGCATCGACGTCAAAGGAGTAGCGCAGCGTCCTACGGCTCCCCTCGCCAAGGTGAGTCCGCTTCGGGTGGGCTTATGGGATACCTACGGCGGCTCCATGCCCTCGGGCTGGGTGCGCTGGCTGAGTGAACAATTCCACTTTCCGGTAGAAGTGGTGTATGCTCCGACAATCGACGCGGGCGAATTGCGCAAGAAGTTCGACGTACTCCTTTTTGTATCGGGGGCCATTCCTGCACCAGCGGGCGAAACGGGCGGGCGGGGTTATAGCCGCCGGGAACCTAACGCCAAAGAAATCCCGCAAGAGTACCGCGACCAACTGGGGAAAATATCGGCAGACACGTCGGTGGCAGCGCTCAAAAAATTCATGGAGGCAGGGGGTACCGTACTGACTATCGGCAGCAGTACCAATTTGGCCTACCACCTGAAGCTACCCGTACGCAACACACTGGTGGAAATAACGGGCGATGGCAAAGACCGCCGCCTGCCCAGTGAAAAGTACTACATCCCGGGCAGCATTCTGCGCGTGAGCGTAGATTCCACGCGGGCCGTCGCCTGGGGCATGCCATCGCAGACCGATGTATATTTTGATAACAGTCCGGTGTTTACTGTGGCACCCGATGCGCTAGCCCAGGGTACCATCAAGCCTTTACTCTGGTTCGATAGCGCTACCCCGCTCCGCAGCGGCTGGGCGTGGGGACAGTCCTATCTGGAAGGAGGCGTCACGGGCTTTGAAGCCAAGGTAGGAGCCGGTAAGCTCTATGCCTTCGGGCCGGAAATTACCTTCCGGGCGCAGTCCCACGGCACTTTGAAGTTAGTGTTTAATGCGCTTTACTCCACGGTGAACGCGGCTGGCGGAACGGGTACCGACTGA
- a CDS encoding helix-turn-helix transcriptional regulator has translation MKNYLKVERAKQNITQAELAEKVGVSRQTINSIEIGKFVPSTALALKIAFKFNTTVNDIFILEDTDWN, from the coding sequence ATGAAAAACTATCTGAAAGTTGAACGTGCAAAACAGAACATTACCCAAGCAGAATTGGCAGAAAAAGTAGGTGTTTCAAGGCAAACGATCAATTCCATCGAGATTGGAAAATTTGTACCATCAACGGCGCTCGCTTTAAAAATCGCTTTCAAATTCAATACTACTGTAAATGATATTTTTATACTGGAAGATACGGATTGGAATTGA
- a CDS encoding SRPBCC family protein gives MKDFVVKKKVTINAEPAAVWDALTNPEKTKKYFFNCKVFSDWKVGSPITFKGKIFLIKKIEFHGKILEVVPGKLLKYNLTNDNSKGTSSISVVTDELTYEDGKTTLSVSDNVGGGEGAEDRYKKSVKGWDKVLKGLKEVVESGK, from the coding sequence ATGAAAGACTTCGTGGTAAAGAAAAAAGTGACGATCAACGCGGAACCGGCAGCGGTCTGGGATGCGCTGACAAATCCTGAAAAGACAAAGAAATATTTTTTCAATTGCAAAGTCTTTTCCGATTGGAAGGTAGGCAGTCCCATCACCTTTAAGGGGAAAATATTTCTGATAAAAAAGATAGAGTTTCATGGCAAAATTCTGGAAGTAGTGCCCGGAAAGCTTTTGAAATATAACCTGACCAATGACAATAGCAAGGGTACCTCCAGCATTTCAGTTGTAACGGATGAGCTGACTTATGAAGATGGAAAAACCACATTATCGGTATCAGATAACGTAGGGGGAGGGGAAGGTGCGGAAGACCGTTATAAAAAGTCCGTGAAAGGGTGGGACAAGGTACTTAAAGGCTTAAAAGAAGTAGTAGAAAGCGGAAAGTAA
- a CDS encoding PQQ-dependent sugar dehydrogenase, with translation MIKPISIVASATVLVFSICPFSFAQSDQASTKAGTLPPVENNEKNSPEYKPAFTNQTRAAGIKTSSEYEGKVLTEDLKSPWAITSLPDGRLILTEKAGNLRIVTQEGKLSDPIMGLPEVHFKGQGGLLGIALDPKFKSNRMVYWAFSEPTDDGNLTAVAKGKLSADEKKIEGATVIYRATPYYKGNLHFGGRVLFDRQGNLILSTGERSDLVTRPQAQSLESGLGKVIRITTDGQPVKGNPFAGKESARPELYSYGHRNVQGLAIHPVTGDLWENEFGPRGGDELNRVEAGKNYGWPTITYGIEYSGKKVGDAIQQKAGLEQPVYYWDPSVSPSGMTFYTGNQIPEWKNNLFIGTLSGMHIARLVLDKNNRVIGEERLLADQTQRFRDITQGQDGALYAVTDQGRLYRIGKK, from the coding sequence ATGATAAAACCCATTTCAATTGTAGCTTCAGCCACCGTGCTGGTCTTCAGTATCTGTCCATTCTCCTTTGCTCAGAGCGACCAGGCTTCCACCAAAGCCGGAACGTTGCCTCCCGTGGAAAACAATGAGAAAAACTCGCCCGAGTATAAACCCGCCTTTACGAATCAGACCCGTGCCGCGGGTATCAAAACCTCCAGTGAATATGAAGGGAAGGTATTGACCGAGGATCTGAAATCGCCCTGGGCTATCACCAGCCTGCCCGACGGTCGTCTCATCCTGACCGAAAAAGCCGGCAACCTGCGTATTGTGACCCAGGAGGGCAAGCTGAGCGATCCTATTATGGGCTTGCCCGAAGTTCACTTTAAAGGGCAGGGAGGGCTGCTTGGCATTGCTCTGGATCCAAAGTTTAAAAGCAACCGGATGGTATACTGGGCGTTTTCCGAACCCACGGATGACGGAAACCTGACGGCTGTGGCCAAGGGAAAACTCTCGGCAGACGAAAAGAAAATTGAAGGTGCCACAGTGATTTACCGAGCTACTCCCTACTATAAGGGCAATCTGCACTTTGGTGGACGTGTCCTTTTCGATCGTCAGGGCAACCTGATCCTCAGCACGGGCGAACGGTCCGATTTGGTTACGCGGCCTCAGGCGCAATCGCTGGAATCAGGCCTGGGTAAGGTGATCCGGATTACGACCGACGGGCAACCTGTGAAAGGCAACCCTTTTGCCGGTAAAGAGAGCGCCCGGCCCGAACTGTACTCGTACGGACATCGCAACGTGCAGGGGCTGGCGATCCATCCCGTAACGGGCGATCTGTGGGAGAATGAGTTTGGTCCCCGGGGGGGCGACGAACTGAACCGCGTGGAGGCTGGTAAAAACTATGGCTGGCCCACCATTACCTACGGAATCGAATATAGCGGGAAAAAAGTGGGCGATGCCATCCAGCAGAAGGCGGGCCTCGAACAACCCGTCTACTACTGGGACCCTTCGGTATCGCCCAGTGGCATGACTTTCTATACCGGCAATCAGATTCCTGAATGGAAGAATAATCTCTTCATAGGTACCCTGAGCGGCATGCATATCGCCCGGCTGGTGTTGGACAAGAATAACCGCGTCATTGGCGAGGAGCGTCTGTTGGCCGACCAAACCCAACGGTTCCGCGACATAACTCAGGGCCAGGACGGCGCCCTGTATGCCGTGACCGACCAGGGGCGTTTATACCGGATCGGTAAGAAATAG
- a CDS encoding carboxypeptidase-like regulatory domain-containing protein: protein MKQGVQITARWAVLLLLTMSSFLAQAQERRLTGKVTTSTDGQGLPGVNVQVRGTTVGTVTDADGQFAINVPGENSVLVISSIGFMKKEITVGNQSTINVSLDDDVKSLSEVVVTGYGTQNKRDITGAVASIDVKQALAVPASNLAQAMQGRVAGVNVSNDNSPGVG from the coding sequence ATGAAACAAGGTGTACAAATCACAGCCCGCTGGGCTGTACTTCTGCTGCTCACGATGAGTAGCTTTTTGGCGCAGGCACAGGAACGTCGCCTTACCGGCAAAGTAACCACCTCGACCGACGGCCAGGGCCTGCCCGGTGTCAACGTGCAGGTCAGGGGAACTACTGTCGGTACGGTTACGGACGCCGACGGGCAATTTGCCATCAATGTACCGGGCGAAAACAGTGTTCTGGTGATTTCGTCTATTGGCTTCATGAAAAAAGAAATAACCGTGGGGAATCAGAGCACGATCAACGTGTCGCTGGATGACGATGTAAAGAGCCTGAGCGAGGTGGTCGTGACAGGCTACGGTACCCAAAACAAGCGGGACATTACCGGGGCCGTGGCTTCCATTGATGTCAAGCAGGCTTTGGCGGTCCCCGCCAGCAACCTGGCGCAGGCCATGCAAGGCCGGGTAGCAGGCGTGAACGTATCCAATGACAACTCGCCAGGGGTGGGGTGA
- a CDS encoding SusC/RagA family TonB-linked outer membrane protein: MVRIRGFGTINDNSPLYVIDGTPTKGNLNSLNLNDIESMQVLKDASAASIYGARAGNGVVIITTKKGKIGKPTLTYDMYYGTQSAWRGLDLTNTQEYADLLWTSRINALNTLVNGVATPNAGQTGLIYPSNAQFGKGATPVIPDYIIPAGVSEGDPRADPSKYVFDPFNPSTRYLITKANKQGTDWFDEMFNPAPIQNHQLGVSGGNENGRYAMSLNLFDQKGIMQYTYYKRYSIRANTEFNVTKRVRVGENFQVALDERVGQTNGNQSESNPISFAYRIQPIIPVKDIMGNYAGTSGTDLDNSRNPIAELWRNKDNVGRNMRIFGNAYAEVDILKDLTARTQFGVDYNLYNIRSYRAVDLESSENAGANELNQTNNYEWTWTWYNTLTYKKNFFNDHLNMNIVVGTESIKSFFEQFTGRRQRFASDDIDNRFLDAGNPGTSVNSGTASDWRLASEFAKANFSLDDKYLIDLTVRRDRSSRFAEAYRVAYFPAVSAGWRLSNESFMSGVSWLDDFKLRAAWGQTGNQEIGNYNRFGIYGTNAAQNFYDLSGVNTSAVQGYDRTQFANPNAKWETTTSTDFGFDAVVLKGRLDVNFDWFDRKTTDMLFRPDVQRTQGTATVPFQNIGSMRNKGVELGLNYNGSAGKDFTYSVGANIATYRNEVINLTGDPATQYFGFTTRLPPMSVTQAGYPIGSFFGYTIDGFINSDEEGKSLPVQFGGGANNKAGNFRFRDVNGDGIINASDRSIIGSPHPDFTYGLNISATYKAFRLDMFGQGVQGNQIFNYVRYWTDFPTFAGNRSTRMRYESWEPGKANPKLPLLRSNDVISVQPSTYYLEDGSYLRVKNIQLTYTVPGKFLSRLGLGKASVYIQGQNWFTFTKYTGLDPEINLRSSSGTDQDKQIGVDEGAYPAYRATLVGLSLGF, translated from the coding sequence ATGGTACGTATACGGGGCTTCGGTACCATCAACGATAACTCTCCTCTGTATGTGATCGATGGTACCCCTACCAAAGGCAACCTGAATTCCCTGAACCTGAATGACATCGAGTCCATGCAGGTGTTGAAAGATGCTTCAGCGGCCTCCATCTACGGGGCGCGGGCCGGAAATGGAGTCGTCATCATTACCACCAAGAAAGGAAAAATCGGCAAGCCTACCCTTACCTACGATATGTATTATGGTACCCAGAGTGCCTGGCGGGGCCTGGACTTGACCAACACGCAGGAATATGCCGATCTGCTATGGACGTCCCGGATCAATGCTCTCAACACACTGGTGAACGGAGTAGCTACCCCGAACGCGGGCCAAACCGGTCTGATCTACCCCAGCAACGCGCAGTTTGGCAAAGGCGCCACGCCGGTCATCCCGGATTACATCATTCCCGCCGGAGTTTCGGAAGGCGATCCGCGCGCCGATCCCAGCAAGTATGTCTTCGACCCCTTTAATCCCAGCACGCGCTATCTGATCACTAAAGCCAACAAACAGGGCACCGACTGGTTTGACGAGATGTTCAACCCGGCTCCCATTCAGAACCATCAGCTGGGGGTATCGGGCGGCAACGAGAACGGACGTTACGCCATGTCGCTCAACTTGTTCGATCAGAAGGGAATCATGCAATACACGTACTACAAGCGTTATTCGATCCGGGCCAATACGGAATTCAACGTAACCAAGCGGGTGCGCGTGGGCGAAAACTTCCAGGTAGCACTGGACGAGCGCGTGGGACAGACGAACGGCAACCAGAGCGAATCGAATCCTATTTCCTTTGCTTACCGCATTCAGCCCATCATTCCGGTGAAAGACATTATGGGCAACTATGCGGGAACATCGGGTACTGATCTGGACAATTCCCGCAATCCGATCGCCGAACTCTGGCGTAACAAGGACAATGTAGGTCGTAATATGCGCATTTTTGGTAATGCCTACGCCGAGGTGGACATTTTGAAAGACCTGACGGCCCGTACCCAGTTCGGGGTGGACTACAACCTGTACAATATTCGCAGCTACCGCGCCGTGGATTTGGAATCGTCGGAGAATGCCGGAGCCAACGAGCTAAACCAGACCAACAACTACGAGTGGACCTGGACCTGGTACAACACGCTGACGTACAAGAAGAATTTCTTCAATGACCACCTGAACATGAATATCGTGGTGGGTACCGAATCCATCAAGAGTTTCTTCGAACAATTCACGGGTCGCCGGCAGCGCTTCGCTTCGGATGACATCGACAACCGCTTCCTTGACGCCGGTAACCCCGGTACTTCGGTCAATTCAGGTACGGCGTCGGACTGGCGGCTAGCTTCCGAATTTGCCAAAGCCAACTTCTCACTAGACGACAAATACCTGATCGACCTGACCGTGCGCCGTGACCGTTCATCTCGCTTTGCCGAAGCCTACCGTGTGGCGTATTTCCCGGCTGTGTCGGCCGGATGGCGGTTGTCCAACGAATCATTCATGAGTGGCGTAAGCTGGCTGGACGATTTCAAACTCCGCGCGGCCTGGGGCCAAACGGGTAACCAGGAAATCGGTAACTATAACCGCTTTGGTATCTATGGCACCAATGCCGCCCAGAACTTCTATGACCTGAGCGGTGTCAATACTTCGGCCGTGCAGGGCTACGACCGTACCCAATTTGCCAATCCTAACGCCAAATGGGAGACCACGACTTCTACTGACTTCGGTTTCGACGCCGTTGTTTTGAAAGGTCGCCTGGACGTTAATTTCGACTGGTTCGACCGCAAGACCACCGACATGCTGTTCCGGCCTGACGTACAGCGTACGCAGGGTACGGCTACCGTACCCTTCCAAAATATCGGCTCCATGCGCAACAAGGGTGTCGAACTCGGCCTGAACTATAACGGCAGCGCGGGCAAGGATTTCACCTATTCGGTGGGAGCCAATATTGCTACGTATCGCAACGAGGTTATCAATTTGACGGGCGACCCCGCTACACAGTACTTTGGCTTCACCACGCGCCTGCCTCCCATGAGTGTGACTCAAGCGGGCTATCCGATTGGTTCATTCTTTGGCTATACCATTGACGGCTTCATCAATTCTGACGAGGAAGGTAAAAGCCTGCCCGTTCAGTTTGGTGGTGGAGCCAACAACAAGGCCGGGAATTTCCGCTTCCGCGACGTCAACGGCGATGGCATTATCAATGCGTCTGACCGCTCTATCATCGGCAGCCCCCACCCTGATTTCACCTACGGTCTCAATATCAGTGCTACCTACAAGGCCTTCCGATTAGATATGTTCGGTCAGGGTGTGCAGGGCAACCAGATTTTCAACTACGTACGGTACTGGACCGACTTCCCGACCTTCGCGGGCAACCGCAGCACACGGATGCGTTACGAGTCATGGGAACCGGGCAAAGCCAATCCTAAGCTACCTCTGCTGCGCTCCAACGACGTAATTTCCGTCCAGCCTTCTACCTACTACCTAGAGGATGGCTCCTATCTGCGTGTGAAAAACATCCAACTCACCTATACCGTCCCCGGAAAATTCCTGTCGCGGTTAGGTCTGGGCAAGGCATCGGTGTACATCCAGGGACAAAACTGGTTCACATTCACCAAGTACACCGGACTGGACCCCGAAATTAACCTGCGTAGCTCGAGCGGCACCGACCAGGACAAGCAGATCGGGGTGGATGAAGGCGCTTACCCAGCGTATCGGGCGACCCTGGTGGGGCTGAGCCTCGGGTTTTAA